A genomic stretch from Arachis stenosperma cultivar V10309 chromosome 3, arast.V10309.gnm1.PFL2, whole genome shotgun sequence includes:
- the LOC130970351 gene encoding universal stress protein PHOS34-like isoform X2, whose amino-acid sequence MSSSSSEKRVMVLAMDQTENSQYALEWSLDHFFTPFGSDAPFDLVIVYAKPFPSVPIGTVAGPTPVAIGPEIFPAVDLELKLVADQVTEKAKQICTNKSVHGALVEIVEGDARNVLCDAVDRHRASLLVLGSRGYGAIKRVVLGSVSDHCTHHAHCSVMIVKKPKSKK is encoded by the exons ATGTCGAGTAGTTCTTCAGAGAAGAGGGTGATGGTGTTAGCCATGGATCAAACAGAGAATAGCCAGTATGCACTGGAGTGGTCTCTTGACCATTTCTTCACCCCATTTGGCTCAGATGCTCCTTTCGATCTTGTTATTGTCTATGCAAAACCCTTTCCTTCCGTTCCTATTGGTACCGTGGCAGGACCTACTCCTG tGGCCATAGGGCCTGAAATTTTCCCTGCCGTAGATTTGGAGCTCAAATTGGTCGCTGATCAAGTTACAGAAAAAGCTAAGCAAATTTGCACTAATAAATCG GTTCACGGAGCTTTGGTGGAAATTGTTGAGGGTGATGCTAGGAATGTGTTGTGTGATGCTGTTGATAGGCACCGTGCATCCCTGTTGGTTTTAGGTAGTCGTGGTTATGGAGCTATcaaaag AGTTGTTCTAGGAAGTGTGAGTGACCACTGCACTCATCATGCTCACTGTTCGGTGATGATCGTGAAGAAGCCCAAGTCAAAAAAATAA
- the LOC130970351 gene encoding universal stress protein PHOS34-like isoform X1 — MSSSSSEKRVMVLAMDQTENSQYALEWSLDHFFTPFGSDAPFDLVIVYAKPFPSVPIGTVAGPTPAVAIGPEIFPAVDLELKLVADQVTEKAKQICTNKSVHGALVEIVEGDARNVLCDAVDRHRASLLVLGSRGYGAIKRVVLGSVSDHCTHHAHCSVMIVKKPKSKK; from the exons ATGTCGAGTAGTTCTTCAGAGAAGAGGGTGATGGTGTTAGCCATGGATCAAACAGAGAATAGCCAGTATGCACTGGAGTGGTCTCTTGACCATTTCTTCACCCCATTTGGCTCAGATGCTCCTTTCGATCTTGTTATTGTCTATGCAAAACCCTTTCCTTCCGTTCCTATTGGTACCGTGGCAGGACCTACTCCTG cagtGGCCATAGGGCCTGAAATTTTCCCTGCCGTAGATTTGGAGCTCAAATTGGTCGCTGATCAAGTTACAGAAAAAGCTAAGCAAATTTGCACTAATAAATCG GTTCACGGAGCTTTGGTGGAAATTGTTGAGGGTGATGCTAGGAATGTGTTGTGTGATGCTGTTGATAGGCACCGTGCATCCCTGTTGGTTTTAGGTAGTCGTGGTTATGGAGCTATcaaaag AGTTGTTCTAGGAAGTGTGAGTGACCACTGCACTCATCATGCTCACTGTTCGGTGATGATCGTGAAGAAGCCCAAGTCAAAAAAATAA
- the LOC130970351 gene encoding universal stress protein PHOS34-like isoform X3 — protein MSSSSSEKRVMVLAMDQTENSQYALEWSLDHFFTPFGSDAPFDLVIVYAKPFPSVPIGTVAGPTPDLELKLVADQVTEKAKQICTNKSVHGALVEIVEGDARNVLCDAVDRHRASLLVLGSRGYGAIKRVVLGSVSDHCTHHAHCSVMIVKKPKSKK, from the exons ATGTCGAGTAGTTCTTCAGAGAAGAGGGTGATGGTGTTAGCCATGGATCAAACAGAGAATAGCCAGTATGCACTGGAGTGGTCTCTTGACCATTTCTTCACCCCATTTGGCTCAGATGCTCCTTTCGATCTTGTTATTGTCTATGCAAAACCCTTTCCTTCCGTTCCTATTGGTACCGTGGCAGGACCTACTCCTG ATTTGGAGCTCAAATTGGTCGCTGATCAAGTTACAGAAAAAGCTAAGCAAATTTGCACTAATAAATCG GTTCACGGAGCTTTGGTGGAAATTGTTGAGGGTGATGCTAGGAATGTGTTGTGTGATGCTGTTGATAGGCACCGTGCATCCCTGTTGGTTTTAGGTAGTCGTGGTTATGGAGCTATcaaaag AGTTGTTCTAGGAAGTGTGAGTGACCACTGCACTCATCATGCTCACTGTTCGGTGATGATCGTGAAGAAGCCCAAGTCAAAAAAATAA